The proteins below come from a single Polymorphobacter fuscus genomic window:
- a CDS encoding ABC transporter ATP-binding protein, whose product MPANIVIDARDVTLRFGSGSAAVEVLRGVSLAVGAGERLAILGPSGSGKSSLMAVLAGLEKASSGQVMVAGADFSALDEDGLARARRGRIGIVLQAFHLIPTMTAVENVAVPLELAGIAEPQAKAKAELEAVGLGHRLDHYPTQLSGGEQQRVGLARAIAARPALIFADEPTGNLDEATGEAVVALLFYRLRETGATLVLITHDAGLAAQCDRVIEMKDGHIISDRRHAELNAVAE is encoded by the coding sequence ATGCCAGCCAATATCGTTATCGATGCCCGCGATGTCACCCTGCGCTTCGGCAGCGGCAGTGCCGCAGTCGAGGTTTTGCGCGGCGTCAGCCTTGCGGTCGGCGCCGGAGAGCGGCTGGCGATCCTGGGCCCGTCGGGATCGGGCAAGTCGTCGCTGATGGCGGTTCTCGCCGGCCTGGAGAAGGCGTCGTCGGGGCAGGTGATGGTCGCCGGCGCCGATTTTTCGGCACTGGACGAGGATGGGCTGGCGCGGGCGCGACGCGGGCGCATCGGCATCGTGTTGCAGGCGTTCCATCTGATCCCGACGATGACCGCGGTCGAAAATGTCGCCGTACCGCTCGAACTCGCCGGGATCGCCGAACCGCAGGCCAAGGCAAAGGCCGAGCTGGAAGCGGTCGGTCTCGGCCATCGGCTGGATCATTATCCGACGCAATTGTCCGGCGGCGAACAGCAGCGGGTCGGGCTGGCGCGCGCGATCGCGGCGCGGCCGGCGCTGATCTTTGCCGATGAGCCGACCGGCAACCTCGACGAGGCGACGGGAGAAGCCGTGGTGGCGCTGCTGTTCTACCGGCTGCGCGAAACCGGCGCGACGCTGGTGCTGATCACCCATGACGCGGGGCTGGCGGCGCAATGCGACCGTGTCATCGAAATGAAGGACGGCCATATCATCAGCGACCGGCGGCATGCTGAGCTGAATGCCGTGGCCGAATAG
- a CDS encoding dienelactone hydrolase family protein, protein MNNELPPISQAMIAMYDHFTHVGGSRRDLITGMARLAGGTAAALALLPLIEARADARALTSEADPRITAERIVFTLKNGVRMAGYIARPTRGGTRAPRAIVIHENRGLTDHIRDVTRRLALSGIVALAPDFLTPLGETPRTGNGTTSADDIARQLIGTLDPAQTVTNAVNTVKWLDDYSDGNGVPGAVGFCWGGGLVNNLAIAAGPALRVGVAYYGPAPADLSGAARVKARMMLHFAGLDERINAGAAAWADALKAAGVKVEAFTYPGVNHAFNNDTSAARFDQAAADLAWGRTLEALKQR, encoded by the coding sequence ATGAACAACGAGCTGCCGCCGATTTCTCAGGCCATGATCGCCATGTACGACCATTTCACCCATGTCGGCGGCAGCCGGCGCGATCTCATCACCGGCATGGCGCGCCTGGCCGGCGGCACGGCGGCTGCGCTCGCCCTGCTGCCGCTCATCGAAGCCCGCGCCGACGCCCGGGCGCTGACCAGCGAGGCCGACCCGCGCATCACTGCCGAGCGGATCGTCTTCACCCTGAAAAACGGCGTCCGCATGGCCGGCTATATCGCCCGGCCGACGCGCGGCGGCACCCGCGCCCCCCGCGCGATCGTCATCCACGAAAATCGCGGTCTGACCGACCATATCCGTGACGTCACTCGCCGCCTGGCCCTGTCCGGCATTGTCGCACTGGCACCCGATTTCCTCACCCCCCTTGGCGAAACGCCGCGCACCGGCAACGGCACCACCAGCGCCGATGATATCGCCCGCCAGCTGATCGGCACGCTCGACCCGGCTCAGACGGTCACCAACGCCGTCAATACGGTCAAATGGCTCGACGATTATTCGGACGGCAATGGCGTGCCCGGCGCCGTCGGCTTCTGCTGGGGCGGCGGGCTGGTCAACAATCTCGCCATCGCCGCCGGACCGGCCCTGCGTGTCGGGGTTGCCTATTATGGCCCGGCACCCGCCGACCTGTCCGGCGCGGCGCGGGTCAAGGCGCGAATGATGCTGCATTTCGCCGGCCTCGACGAGCGCATCAACGCCGGCGCCGCCGCCTGGGCCGACGCGCTCAAGGCGGCCGGGGTGAAGGTGGAGGCCTTTACCTACCCGGGTGTCAACCATGCCTTCAACAACGACACCTCGGCCGCCCGCTTCGACCAGGCAGCGGCCGATCTGGCCTGGGGCCGAACCCTGGAGGCGTTGAAGCAGCGCTGA
- a CDS encoding PaaI family thioesterase, whose product MPSIAPDDLAGHTGLERIQGMADGRFPGAPIGRLMAMRVGGAGEGWVTFTGHPGPEHYNPIGSVHGGYAATLLDSCMGCAIHTRLPAGTGYTTIDLNITYIRAMTTATGEVTARGEVLSAGRRVATARGTLTDSEGRLIATGTTTCLVFPLSPPAPQ is encoded by the coding sequence ATGCCGTCGATCGCCCCTGACGACCTGGCCGGCCACACGGGTCTCGAACGCATCCAGGGCATGGCCGATGGCCGCTTTCCGGGCGCCCCGATCGGCCGGCTGATGGCGATGCGTGTCGGTGGCGCCGGCGAGGGCTGGGTGACGTTCACCGGCCATCCCGGCCCCGAACATTACAACCCGATCGGCAGTGTCCACGGCGGCTATGCGGCGACACTGCTCGACAGTTGCATGGGGTGCGCCATCCACACGCGGCTGCCGGCGGGCACCGGCTACACGACCATCGATCTCAACATCACCTATATCCGCGCCATGACGACGGCGACGGGCGAGGTCACGGCCCGCGGCGAGGTGCTCTCCGCTGGCCGCCGCGTTGCCACCGCGCGCGGCACCCTGACCGACAGCGAAGGCCGGCTGATCGCCACCGGGACCACGACCTGCCTCGTCTTCCCGCTGTCGCCGCCGGCGCCGCAATGA
- a CDS encoding MarR family winged helix-turn-helix transcriptional regulator, which produces MATAAPLPPLPSLAAGPCTAARVRRLSRRITQIYDEGLAAYGLTIGQYGVLASLSRREGIGVGILADRLSADASTVSRLLKPLQAAGYLVLDPDPDDRRAKRIRLTDAGADKRRTAAQGWHAAQRQVQDALGDGRLATLHFILDETYSHL; this is translated from the coding sequence ATGGCCACCGCCGCACCCCTGCCGCCGCTGCCGTCCCTGGCCGCCGGGCCATGCACCGCCGCCCGGGTGCGCCGCCTGTCGCGTCGGATCACCCAGATCTACGATGAAGGCCTGGCTGCCTATGGCCTCACCATCGGACAATATGGCGTCCTCGCCAGCCTCAGTCGCCGCGAAGGGATTGGCGTCGGCATCCTCGCGGACCGGCTCTCGGCCGATGCCTCGACAGTGTCACGTCTGCTCAAGCCGCTTCAGGCCGCCGGCTATCTGGTTCTCGACCCCGATCCCGACGATCGCCGCGCCAAGCGCATTCGCCTGACCGACGCCGGCGCCGACAAGCGTCGTACCGCCGCGCAGGGCTGGCATGCCGCTCAGCGCCAGGTTCAGGACGCGCTCGGCGACGGCCGTCTTGCCACCCTGCATTTCATTCTCGACGAGACCTACAGCCATCTTTGA
- a CDS encoding SDR family NAD(P)-dependent oxidoreductase, which translates to MTGAAIIIGAGDATGGAIAAAFARDGLTAVPVRRNADALAPLAERILAAGHACVPIGTDARDEAKMVALFDRVEADIGPVEVAVFNIGANSPMSILEETERRYRKIWELCALGGFLMGREAARRMVPRGRGTILFTGATAAVRGGAGFAAFAGGKHALRALAQSMARELGPRGLHVGHVVIAGAIDTEFIRSQFPERYARKAEAGILDPDHIAANYVMLHHQPRDAWTHELDLRPWVEPF; encoded by the coding sequence ATGACCGGCGCTGCCATCATCATCGGCGCCGGAGACGCCACCGGCGGCGCCATCGCCGCCGCCTTTGCGCGCGACGGTCTTACCGCCGTCCCCGTCCGCCGCAATGCCGACGCACTTGCCCCGCTTGCCGAGCGCATCCTTGCCGCCGGCCACGCCTGTGTGCCGATCGGCACCGATGCGCGCGACGAAGCCAAGATGGTGGCGCTGTTCGACCGGGTCGAAGCCGACATCGGTCCGGTCGAGGTGGCCGTCTTCAACATCGGGGCCAATTCGCCCATGTCGATCCTGGAGGAGACCGAACGCCGCTACCGCAAGATCTGGGAGCTGTGCGCGCTCGGCGGTTTTCTGATGGGGCGCGAGGCGGCGCGGCGCATGGTGCCGCGCGGGCGTGGCACCATCCTGTTCACCGGCGCCACCGCCGCCGTGCGGGGCGGCGCCGGCTTCGCCGCCTTTGCCGGCGGCAAACACGCGCTGCGTGCCCTGGCACAAAGCATGGCACGCGAACTCGGGCCGCGCGGGCTCCATGTCGGCCATGTCGTCATCGCTGGCGCCATCGACACCGAATTCATCCGCAGCCAGTTCCCCGAACGCTATGCGCGAAAGGCCGAGGCCGGCATCCTCGATCCCGATCACATCGCCGCCAACTATGTCATGCTCCACCACCAGCCGCGCGACGCCTGGACGCACGAACTCGACCTGCGGCCCTGGGTGGAACCCTTCTGA
- a CDS encoding ABC transporter permease, which translates to MNLPLRLALRELRGGLTGLRLLAVCLILGVAALAGVGSLASAINAGLAERGQLLLGGDVEARLSSRFASGDERARFDREGVVSNVVRLRAMAGTADGADRLLAEVKAVDARWPLYGNFRRVDGPSCRAGCIAPGTAVVAPALAERLGLKTGDTLMIGEARLRVAGVVAEEPDAAGEGFGFGPGVLMARDDVEATGLLQPGAQFRSLYRIKLPPRADAVAVAKRLEAEAPDAGFQFRDSSNGAPSTRRFVDRLGQFLTLVGLTALVVAGVGVAGGVSAYLGAKTRTIATLKTLGADTATIRAIYLWQIGLVALGAVAIGLAIGAATPWIVARLAAASLPVPPVLTPQWGALATAAAYGVLIALAFALWPLAQAARMPAARLFRSLTERRDRPTPGMIAAIVGAGLAIVGITVANATDRLFVLGFVGAALALIGLLWALAGLVRWTAARVPRPRGTLARLALGNLHRPGAPTRQLIVALGLGLTLFATLAVIETNFTGQISRTLPDKAPTFFVIDIPNDGRAGFEAMVAQQAPGAAMTVVPSLRGPVTAVNGVPASQIDAGPDAWILRGDRGLSYAADFPPNNELVSGTWWPRDYAGPPLISIDDDAARALGLKIGDSITVSVLGVELTAKIASTRKIDWQSLGFNFAILFAPGSLEAAPHGWMATLAVTPAQERGIQSALAAQFPTASVVRVKDVLGQVAELLGQLSAAIRAAAGVTVAAGIAVLIGALAAGARARTYDSVLLKLLGATRGQVARATLAEYGLLALVVSGLALLLGAGAGWYVITQVFKLEWQPEWGPVVATVLTGGLVTVLLGLAGSWRALSARPNAVLRDL; encoded by the coding sequence TTGAACCTGCCCCTGCGCCTTGCCCTGCGGGAACTGCGTGGCGGCCTGACCGGGCTGCGCCTGCTGGCCGTCTGCCTGATCCTGGGGGTTGCCGCGCTGGCAGGAGTCGGCAGCCTCGCGTCGGCGATCAACGCCGGGCTGGCCGAACGCGGCCAGTTGCTGCTGGGCGGCGACGTCGAGGCGCGGCTGTCGAGCCGCTTCGCCAGTGGTGACGAGCGGGCACGCTTCGACCGCGAAGGCGTGGTGTCGAATGTCGTGCGGCTGCGCGCAATGGCCGGGACCGCCGATGGTGCGGATCGCCTGCTCGCCGAGGTCAAGGCCGTCGATGCCCGCTGGCCGCTGTACGGGAATTTTCGCAGGGTCGACGGGCCGTCGTGCCGCGCGGGCTGCATCGCACCCGGGACCGCGGTGGTGGCGCCGGCGCTGGCCGAACGGTTGGGCCTGAAGACCGGCGATACGCTGATGATCGGCGAAGCGCGGCTGCGCGTCGCCGGGGTGGTCGCCGAGGAGCCCGATGCGGCAGGCGAGGGCTTTGGCTTTGGCCCGGGCGTGCTGATGGCGCGCGATGACGTGGAAGCGACGGGGCTGTTGCAACCCGGTGCCCAGTTCCGCAGCCTGTACCGGATCAAGCTGCCGCCGCGCGCCGATGCCGTCGCGGTGGCAAAGCGGCTGGAGGCCGAAGCGCCCGATGCGGGTTTCCAGTTTCGCGACAGCAGCAACGGCGCACCGTCGACCCGGCGTTTCGTCGACCGGCTGGGCCAGTTCCTGACACTCGTCGGATTGACCGCGCTGGTGGTGGCGGGCGTGGGCGTTGCCGGCGGGGTGAGCGCCTATCTGGGCGCCAAGACGCGGACCATCGCGACGTTGAAGACGCTGGGGGCCGATACGGCGACGATCCGGGCGATCTATTTGTGGCAGATCGGGCTGGTTGCGCTGGGCGCGGTGGCGATCGGGCTGGCGATCGGTGCGGCGACGCCGTGGATCGTGGCGCGGCTGGCGGCGGCGAGCCTGCCGGTGCCACCGGTGCTGACGCCGCAATGGGGCGCGCTGGCGACAGCGGCGGCCTATGGCGTGCTGATCGCGCTGGCGTTCGCGCTGTGGCCGCTGGCGCAGGCGGCGCGGATGCCGGCGGCGCGGCTGTTTCGCAGCCTGACCGAGCGGCGCGATCGGCCGACGCCGGGGATGATCGCCGCGATCGTCGGCGCCGGGCTGGCGATCGTCGGCATCACCGTCGCCAATGCCACCGACCGGCTGTTCGTGCTGGGCTTTGTGGGGGCGGCGCTTGCGCTGATCGGGCTGTTGTGGGCGCTTGCCGGGCTGGTACGCTGGACGGCGGCGCGAGTGCCGCGGCCGCGGGGCACGCTTGCGCGGCTGGCGCTGGGCAATCTGCATCGGCCGGGGGCGCCGACCCGCCAGCTGATCGTCGCGCTCGGCCTGGGGCTGACGTTGTTCGCGACGCTGGCGGTGATCGAGACCAACTTCACCGGCCAGATCAGCCGCACGCTGCCGGACAAGGCGCCGACCTTTTTCGTCATCGACATTCCCAATGATGGGCGCGCTGGCTTCGAGGCGATGGTGGCGCAGCAGGCGCCGGGTGCGGCGATGACGGTGGTGCCGAGCCTGCGTGGCCCGGTGACCGCGGTGAACGGCGTGCCGGCCAGCCAGATCGACGCCGGGCCCGATGCCTGGATCCTGCGCGGCGACCGTGGGCTGAGCTATGCTGCGGATTTTCCGCCGAACAATGAACTGGTCAGCGGCACATGGTGGCCGCGTGACTATGCCGGGCCGCCGCTGATTTCGATCGACGACGATGCCGCCAGGGCGCTGGGGCTGAAAATCGGTGACAGCATCACCGTATCGGTGCTGGGGGTCGAACTGACGGCGAAGATTGCCAGCACGCGCAAGATCGACTGGCAGTCGCTCGGCTTCAACTTCGCCATATTGTTCGCACCCGGCAGCCTGGAGGCAGCGCCGCATGGCTGGATGGCGACGCTGGCGGTCACGCCGGCGCAGGAACGCGGGATCCAGTCGGCGTTGGCGGCGCAATTTCCGACCGCGTCGGTGGTGCGCGTCAAGGACGTGCTGGGGCAGGTGGCCGAACTGCTCGGGCAGCTTTCGGCTGCCATTCGCGCCGCCGCAGGGGTGACGGTGGCGGCCGGCATCGCCGTGCTGATCGGCGCGCTGGCAGCAGGCGCGCGAGCGCGCACCTATGATTCGGTTCTGCTCAAGTTGCTCGGCGCCACCCGCGGGCAGGTGGCGCGGGCGACGCTGGCCGAATATGGGCTGCTGGCGCTGGTCGTGTCGGGGTTGGCGTTGTTGTTGGGGGCAGGCGCCGGCTGGTATGTCATCACCCAGGTCTTCAAGCTCGAATGGCAGCCCGAATGGGGCCCGGTGGTGGCGACGGTGCTGACCGGCGGTCTGGTGACCGTGCTGCTGGGGCTGGCGGGGTCGTGGCGGGCGCTTTCGGCGCGACCGAATGCGGTTTTGCGCGACCTTTGA
- a CDS encoding 2-hydroxychromene-2-carboxylate isomerase: MPKTITFLFDVGSPTTYLAHRRLPAIVARTGAVVDYIPVLLGGIFKATGNAAPGLVAARGRYMNTDMARCAARDGITFAMNPDFPINTITMMRMLTGTRGTRDFAPLAEVLFSGMWEHPRNLGDAAVLTATLIGAGLDPDVHFARANDPAVKAALIDATDEAVRRGVFGAPTFFVGAEMFFGQDRLDWVEAAL; this comes from the coding sequence ATGCCGAAGACGATCACGTTTCTGTTCGATGTCGGTTCGCCGACGACGTATCTCGCCCATCGCCGCCTGCCCGCCATCGTCGCGCGCACCGGCGCCGTCGTCGATTACATCCCCGTGCTGCTCGGCGGCATCTTCAAGGCGACCGGAAACGCCGCCCCCGGACTCGTTGCGGCACGCGGGCGCTACATGAACACCGACATGGCGCGCTGCGCCGCCCGCGACGGCATCACCTTCGCGATGAACCCCGACTTCCCGATCAACACCATCACCATGATGCGCATGCTCACCGGAACCCGCGGCACGCGCGATTTCGCGCCGCTCGCCGAGGTCCTGTTCTCGGGCATGTGGGAACATCCCCGCAACCTTGGTGATGCCGCCGTGCTCACCGCGACGCTGATCGGCGCCGGGCTCGATCCCGATGTCCATTTCGCCCGTGCCAATGATCCGGCGGTGAAGGCGGCGCTGATCGATGCCACCGACGAGGCCGTCCGCCGCGGCGTCTTTGGTGCGCCGACCTTCTTCGTCGGCGCCGAGATGTTCTTCGGCCAGGATCGCCTCGACTGGGTCGAAGCCGCGCTGTAA
- a CDS encoding CC_3452 family protein — protein sequence MIAIAAISASAAAAAPVAGTATLAAPAAAERVTTARGLWQCTGTSCAGTADSVVNTAVGLCTTLADRAGRVSAFSAGDAAFGEAELARCNRHLKS from the coding sequence TTGATTGCAATTGCAGCCATCTCCGCAAGCGCAGCCGCCGCCGCACCGGTCGCCGGCACCGCCACGCTGGCAGCGCCGGCCGCGGCCGAGCGCGTCACCACGGCGCGCGGCTTGTGGCAGTGCACGGGGACCAGCTGCGCCGGCACCGCCGACAGCGTCGTCAACACTGCGGTCGGACTTTGCACCACCCTCGCCGATCGCGCCGGCCGGGTGAGTGCCTTCAGCGCCGGCGACGCCGCCTTCGGCGAGGCCGAACTGGCGCGGTGCAACCGTCACCTGAAATCCTGA
- a CDS encoding arylesterase, which yields MADRRYGMNGRLYQLAALLALLFLSQAAVAKSRTILAFGDSLTAGYQLRPGEGFAPQLQKALRAKGRDVTVINAGVSGDTTAQGKARIAWGLQGLKTKPDLVIVELGANDMLRGQSPATAKANLDAIIKDFKARGVRVLLAGMLAQPNLGATYARDFNALYPALAKANKVALYPFFMDGVAAVPGMQLSDGLHPTPKGLTVIVNKITPFVLRELDALPG from the coding sequence GTGGCTGACCGCCGATATGGCATGAACGGCCGGCTTTACCAGTTGGCGGCGTTGCTGGCGCTGCTGTTCCTGTCGCAGGCGGCCGTTGCCAAGTCGCGCACCATCCTGGCATTCGGCGACAGCCTGACCGCCGGCTATCAGCTACGCCCGGGCGAAGGCTTTGCGCCGCAACTGCAAAAGGCGTTGCGCGCCAAGGGCCGCGACGTGACCGTCATCAATGCCGGCGTGTCGGGCGACACGACGGCGCAAGGCAAGGCCCGCATCGCCTGGGGCCTGCAGGGGCTGAAGACGAAGCCCGATCTTGTCATCGTCGAGCTCGGCGCCAACGACATGCTGCGCGGCCAGTCCCCTGCGACGGCGAAAGCCAACCTCGACGCGATTATCAAGGATTTCAAGGCGCGCGGTGTCCGGGTGCTGCTCGCCGGCATGTTGGCCCAGCCCAATTTGGGCGCCACCTATGCGCGTGATTTCAATGCGCTGTATCCGGCACTTGCCAAGGCGAACAAGGTTGCCCTCTATCCCTTCTTCATGGACGGCGTGGCCGCGGTGCCGGGCATGCAGCTTTCGGACGGTCTCCATCCGACGCCGAAGGGCTTGACCGTGATCGTCAACAAGATCACGCCCTTCGTGTTGCGGGAACTCGACGCCCTGCCCGGCTGA
- a CDS encoding alpha/beta hydrolase family protein: MRFWLLALLIAVPAAARPPAALHTDPPRDVAHPARMEVLHVPSGDVAINGVAYLAAGKGPHPTLVIAHGWPGNEKNLDLAQAVRRAGWNAVTFNYRGSWGSPGAFQFAQVPQDLTAVVAYLRRPAVADRLGVDSKRIVLAGHSMGGWATAITAAKDPALAGAITISLADLGLIGGAPRGQLIAQAAMNSETLAGTSPEMMADELISGAAANRAAAGVAGLKALPMLVLTSDDGLAPGSASLVSAIQAAGGARVTAAHVATDHSWSDARLRLETLVIDWLEGLK, from the coding sequence ATGCGATTTTGGCTGCTGGCATTGCTGATTGCCGTCCCGGCTGCGGCGCGGCCGCCGGCGGCCCTCCACACCGATCCGCCGCGCGATGTGGCGCATCCGGCGCGGATGGAGGTGCTGCATGTGCCGTCGGGCGATGTGGCGATCAACGGCGTTGCCTATCTGGCGGCCGGCAAGGGGCCGCACCCGACCCTGGTCATCGCCCATGGCTGGCCCGGAAATGAGAAGAACCTCGACCTGGCGCAGGCGGTGCGGCGTGCCGGGTGGAACGCCGTGACGTTCAACTATCGCGGCAGCTGGGGAAGCCCCGGCGCATTCCAATTCGCCCAGGTGCCGCAGGACCTGACGGCGGTGGTGGCCTATTTGCGGCGTCCGGCCGTGGCGGACCGGCTTGGCGTCGATTCGAAGCGGATCGTTTTGGCGGGACACAGCATGGGCGGCTGGGCCACGGCGATTACCGCCGCGAAAGACCCGGCGCTGGCCGGCGCGATCACGATCTCGCTTGCCGACCTGGGGCTGATCGGCGGCGCGCCGCGGGGGCAGTTGATCGCCCAGGCCGCGATGAACAGCGAGACACTGGCGGGGACGAGCCCCGAAATGATGGCAGACGAGTTGATCAGCGGCGCCGCCGCCAATCGGGCGGCCGCCGGCGTGGCGGGGTTGAAGGCGCTGCCGATGCTGGTGCTGACCTCCGACGACGGGCTGGCGCCGGGAAGCGCATCGCTGGTGTCGGCAATCCAGGCGGCCGGTGGCGCCAGGGTGACCGCGGCGCATGTGGCGACCGACCATAGCTGGTCGGACGCGCGGTTGCGGCTGGAGACGCTGGTGATCGACTGGCTGGAAGGGCTGAAATAG
- a CDS encoding dienelactone hydrolase family protein — translation MPALHYTDGDALCEGHVALPSGTGPHPAVVIFHNWAGQGPHEVAAAERLAAQGYAAIAADIYGAGVRGEVFGDNSALMDPWMVDRAGLRTRILAAVAAAAAHPAVDPDRIAVMGYCFGGLCALDAARSADPRVRGAVSFHGSYSPPTIGAQAPITAKVLVLHGWTDPVCPPDATVALAHELEAAGADWQIHAYGQTGHAFTAPGLNNRAAGMFYHPDADRRSWRAMTDFLDEVFG, via the coding sequence ATGCCAGCGTTACACTACACCGATGGCGATGCGCTGTGCGAGGGCCATGTAGCGCTGCCGTCCGGCACCGGGCCGCACCCGGCGGTGGTGATCTTTCACAATTGGGCCGGGCAGGGGCCGCATGAAGTCGCCGCCGCGGAACGGCTGGCGGCGCAGGGCTATGCGGCGATTGCGGCGGACATCTATGGCGCCGGCGTGCGCGGCGAAGTCTTCGGAGACAATAGCGCGCTGATGGACCCGTGGATGGTGGATCGTGCCGGGTTGCGCACACGCATTCTGGCGGCGGTTGCGGCAGCGGCGGCGCATCCCGCGGTGGATCCAGACCGCATAGCGGTGATGGGCTATTGCTTCGGCGGTCTATGTGCGCTCGATGCAGCGCGGTCGGCCGACCCGCGGGTCCGGGGCGCGGTGAGTTTTCATGGGTCCTATTCGCCGCCGACGATCGGGGCACAGGCGCCGATCACCGCCAAGGTGCTGGTGCTGCACGGCTGGACGGATCCGGTCTGCCCGCCGGATGCGACCGTGGCGCTGGCGCATGAACTGGAAGCGGCCGGCGCTGATTGGCAGATTCACGCCTATGGCCAGACCGGCCATGCTTTCACCGCCCCGGGCCTCAACAATCGCGCCGCCGGCATGTTCTATCACCCTGATGCAGACCGGCGGTCATGGCGGGCGATGACCGATTTTCTGGACGAGGTGTTCGGTTGA
- a CDS encoding Bax inhibitor-1/YccA family protein: protein MANPVDPRFASARPVAGAEAGYDEGLRSYMISIYNYMASGVLLTGVVALLVATNPALLATFFAQNAETGRWGPTILGWVAMLSPLALILVMNFGINKLSEGQLKACFWGFAGLMGVSMSVIFLQYTGASIAQTFFVTAAGYGALSLYGYTTKRDLSAFGKFLIMGLIGILLAMLANFFFQSSALQLGINILGVLIFAGLTAYDTQRLKNMYFELQGSSFIGKAAVMGALTMYLNFINLFQFLLAFMGDRR, encoded by the coding sequence ATGGCCAACCCGGTCGACCCCCGTTTTGCCAGCGCCCGGCCCGTTGCCGGCGCCGAGGCAGGCTATGACGAGGGCCTGCGTTCGTACATGATTTCGATCTACAACTACATGGCGTCGGGCGTGTTGCTCACTGGCGTCGTGGCGTTGCTCGTCGCGACCAATCCGGCATTGCTGGCGACCTTTTTCGCGCAGAATGCCGAAACCGGCCGCTGGGGCCCGACCATTCTCGGCTGGGTCGCCATGCTGTCGCCGCTGGCGCTGATCCTGGTGATGAACTTCGGCATCAACAAGCTGTCGGAAGGGCAGCTCAAGGCGTGCTTCTGGGGCTTTGCCGGCCTGATGGGCGTGTCGATGTCGGTGATCTTCCTGCAGTATACCGGCGCGTCGATTGCCCAGACCTTCTTCGTCACGGCCGCCGGTTACGGTGCGCTCAGCCTGTATGGCTACACGACGAAGCGGGACCTGTCGGCGTTCGGCAAGTTCCTGATCATGGGCCTGATCGGCATCCTGCTCGCCATGCTCGCCAACTTCTTCTTCCAGTCGTCGGCGCTGCAGCTGGGCATCAACATCCTCGGGGTGCTGATCTTTGCCGGTCTGACCGCCTATGACACGCAGCGGCTGAAGAACATGTACTTCGAACTCCAGGGTTCGTCGTTCATCGGCAAGGCCGCGGTGATGGGCGCGCTGACGATGTATCTGAACTTCATCAACCTGTTCCAGTTCCTGCTCGCCTTCATGGGCGATCGCCGCTGA